One Methylophilus sp. TWE2 DNA segment encodes these proteins:
- the xth gene encoding exodeoxyribonuclease III produces MKLATWNVNSLTVRLPHVLDWLAANQPDVLCLQETKQEDSKFPYAALKEAGYHAVHNGQKTYNGVAIISPHPIENVHLDLPDFADTQKRIIAATIQGVRVICAYVVNGQSVDSDKYQYKLNWLGVLHAWVKEELRQHDKLALLGDYNIAPDDRDCHDPLAWQGQVLVSPPEREAFQQLLGLGLHDSFRLFNEEAGQFSWWDYRMAAFRRNMGLRIDHILVSEALKPLCQSCIIDKAPRKLERPSDHTPVVLTLADA; encoded by the coding sequence TTGAAACTGGCTACCTGGAATGTCAATTCACTGACTGTACGTTTGCCGCATGTATTGGACTGGCTGGCTGCCAATCAGCCAGATGTCCTTTGCCTGCAGGAAACCAAACAGGAAGATAGCAAGTTTCCGTATGCGGCGCTGAAAGAAGCAGGTTACCACGCAGTGCATAACGGGCAAAAAACCTATAACGGGGTTGCCATCATCAGCCCACACCCAATTGAAAATGTGCATCTGGACCTACCTGATTTTGCCGACACGCAAAAAAGAATTATTGCTGCGACAATCCAGGGTGTACGTGTGATTTGCGCTTATGTGGTCAACGGACAGTCCGTAGACTCTGACAAATACCAGTACAAACTGAATTGGTTAGGGGTATTGCATGCATGGGTGAAAGAAGAACTCAGGCAGCACGACAAACTGGCGTTACTGGGCGACTACAACATTGCCCCAGACGACAGGGACTGCCACGACCCGCTAGCCTGGCAAGGACAGGTGCTGGTGAGCCCGCCGGAGCGGGAGGCGTTTCAACAACTATTGGGATTGGGATTACACGACAGTTTCCGGCTATTTAATGAAGAAGCCGGTCAATTCAGCTGGTGGGATTACCGGATGGCGGCTTTCCGCCGCAACATGGGCTTGCGCATAGACCATATCCTTGTCAGCGAAGCCTTGAAGCCTTTATGTCAAAGCTGCATCATAGACAAGGCACCCCGCAAACTGGAGCGTCCAAGTGACCACACCCCAGTGGTGCTGACACTGGCTGATGCTTAA
- the fae gene encoding formaldehyde-activating enzyme, with amino-acid sequence MSKIVMKAGEATVFSEGKDVTAAMPEIVIGSVDGPVGTAFANMMAQTKGHTAMFAVRDINQMVRPATMMVPKVTLKDSLNIELFGGVVQAGVADGITDAVIEGIIPKELVNDLCIVALLWIDPGCAKEANLDKADLYKNNYEAIKLALKRALNDEPSIDEIIANRHKIKHCMWEDSWDQK; translated from the coding sequence ATGTCAAAAATCGTAATGAAAGCCGGTGAAGCAACCGTATTTTCCGAAGGCAAAGATGTGACTGCAGCCATGCCGGAAATCGTCATCGGTTCTGTAGACGGCCCGGTCGGTACTGCGTTTGCCAACATGATGGCGCAAACCAAAGGCCATACTGCCATGTTCGCCGTGCGTGACATTAACCAGATGGTACGTCCTGCCACCATGATGGTGCCAAAAGTCACCTTGAAAGACTCGCTGAACATTGAACTGTTTGGTGGCGTGGTGCAAGCAGGCGTGGCTGATGGTATTACTGATGCCGTGATCGAAGGCATTATCCCTAAAGAGCTGGTGAATGACCTGTGCATCGTTGCATTGCTGTGGATTGATCCAGGCTGTGCCAAGGAAGCAAACCTGGACAAGGCTGACCTGTACAAAAACAACTACGAAGCGATCAAACTGGCCTTGAAACGTGCCTTGAACGACGAGCCTAGCATTGATGAAATCATCGCTAACCGTCACAAAATCAAGCACTGTATGTGGGAAGATAGCTGGGATCAGAAGTAA
- the lptF gene encoding LPS export ABC transporter permease LptF, giving the protein MKIFKRALSAELMSSASAIFLIILGIVVAQRAGNIVRQVSKGILPNDAIGTILTFSLVQFMPMMLSLAIFLAVLLTLTRWHRDSEMVIWMNAGLSLRQWVMPIMRFITPIVIIISLFSLVIMPWANDKAENYRAQLKKRDELSSISPGTFKESNNGERIYFIESFDKLGYEVKNIFVQSQQHGKTGIITANRGSRYKAPNGDNFLRMEQGRRYETIPNTLEVTTTEFERYDIRVEIKESTPPTSTAQTKSTQSLITGATTADQAELHWRLAIPISTIVMVLLAIPLSFVDPRAGRSLNIMFAILIFIIYNNMLSIFQAWITQGKISIVVGLWPVHLSFILLGWYLYYRRKYLKPLIPDWFKRRAKRV; this is encoded by the coding sequence TTGAAAATATTCAAACGTGCATTGTCTGCAGAGTTAATGTCCTCGGCCTCTGCGATTTTCCTGATTATCCTCGGTATTGTGGTAGCTCAACGTGCCGGCAATATCGTGCGCCAGGTGTCCAAGGGCATTTTACCCAATGACGCCATCGGCACCATCCTGACCTTCAGCCTGGTGCAATTCATGCCCATGATGCTATCGCTGGCGATTTTCCTGGCAGTCCTCCTGACGCTGACGCGCTGGCACCGTGATTCGGAAATGGTCATCTGGATGAATGCCGGGCTCAGTTTACGCCAGTGGGTGATGCCCATCATGCGTTTTATTACGCCTATCGTAATCATCATCAGCCTGTTCAGCCTGGTGATCATGCCCTGGGCCAATGACAAGGCCGAAAACTATCGGGCACAACTTAAAAAGCGTGACGAACTCTCCTCCATCAGCCCAGGGACATTTAAAGAGTCCAATAACGGTGAGCGTATTTACTTTATTGAGAGCTTCGACAAACTGGGCTACGAGGTCAAGAATATCTTTGTGCAATCGCAGCAGCATGGCAAAACCGGCATTATCACCGCCAATAGAGGTAGCCGTTACAAAGCGCCAAACGGCGACAATTTCCTGCGTATGGAACAGGGCCGACGCTATGAAACCATCCCCAACACTCTGGAAGTCACCACGACTGAATTCGAACGTTACGATATACGGGTAGAGATCAAGGAATCCACACCGCCGACCAGTACTGCGCAAACCAAGTCTACACAATCATTAATCACTGGCGCCACGACTGCTGATCAGGCAGAACTTCACTGGCGGCTAGCCATTCCCATTTCGACCATTGTCATGGTTTTACTTGCCATCCCTTTGAGCTTTGTCGACCCCCGCGCCGGGCGTTCACTCAACATTATGTTTGCCATCCTGATCTTTATCATCTACAACAACATGCTGAGTATCTTTCAAGCATGGATCACGCAGGGGAAAATTTCGATTGTCGTTGGGCTATGGCCAGTGCATTTAAGCTTTATCCTGCTTGGCTGGTATTTATATTACCGGCGCAAATACCTTAAACCATTGATTCCCGACTGGTTCAAACGTCGGGCAAAACGCGTATAA
- a CDS encoding RDD family protein: protein MMKYLIKRYLAVLYEALLMLALALALTAAYVMLVGDAGHGWKRLGLQALLWLVMGAYFVRCWVVTGQTLASQTWKLKVVDGHGHQLLSEQQAILRYVVASLLLVPAGLTLWWALLDRDQQFLHDRLLGSRIIELPRT, encoded by the coding sequence ATGATGAAGTACTTGATTAAACGTTACCTGGCAGTGCTCTACGAGGCCTTGCTCATGCTGGCCCTGGCCCTGGCCCTGACGGCGGCCTATGTGATGCTGGTGGGCGATGCCGGACATGGCTGGAAGAGGCTGGGACTGCAAGCTTTGCTATGGCTGGTAATGGGCGCTTATTTCGTGCGCTGCTGGGTGGTGACCGGGCAAACGCTGGCAAGCCAGACCTGGAAACTTAAAGTGGTGGATGGGCATGGTCATCAGTTGCTAAGCGAGCAGCAAGCCATCCTGCGTTATGTAGTGGCTAGCTTATTGTTGGTACCTGCCGGATTGACATTGTGGTGGGCCTTGCTGGATCGCGATCAGCAGTTCTTGCATGACCGCCTGTTAGGATCACGCATCATTGAATTACCCAGGACTTAG
- the lptG gene encoding LPS export ABC transporter permease LptG — translation MTLVILNRYFWKEISFSIMLVLLGLLAMFSFFDLLQELDSLGRGHYGINSMLIYVGLSIPGHIYEVAPVAVLLGIVYTLGAMASSSELIVMRTSGISLQTIAKMLLSIGLVFAVVTFLIGEVIAPISEKMAQRIRIQATDSVIAQDFQSGLWIKDGSSFVNVNTVMPDSSLVDIRIYDFDPEFRLRTISHADKGYFEDDHWVLSNVTQTKMNTSKAVQHNSVTSQFFKQTKWESLIRPELLNVLLVLPEKMSAWNLYSFIQYLHQNGQRSTRYQVALWSKLVYPLACLVMVMLALPFGFLQQRAGGISAKIFAGIFLGVVYQIMNRVFVHLGVLNDWSPLVSAISPTLIFLAAGLGMLYYVERR, via the coding sequence ATGACACTCGTCATCTTAAATCGTTATTTCTGGAAAGAAATCAGCTTTAGCATCATGCTGGTGCTGCTGGGCCTGCTCGCCATGTTTTCCTTCTTTGACCTGTTGCAAGAGCTGGACAGCCTGGGAAGAGGACATTACGGCATCAACAGCATGCTGATTTACGTGGGCCTCAGCATTCCCGGCCATATTTACGAAGTCGCCCCGGTCGCCGTGCTTCTGGGGATTGTCTACACACTCGGCGCCATGGCCAGCAGCTCCGAACTCATCGTTATGCGCACCAGCGGCATTTCATTGCAAACCATTGCCAAAATGCTGCTGAGCATCGGCCTGGTCTTTGCGGTGGTCACCTTCCTGATTGGTGAGGTCATTGCCCCCATCAGCGAAAAAATGGCGCAACGCATTCGTATCCAGGCCACGGACTCCGTCATTGCGCAGGATTTCCAGTCTGGCCTTTGGATCAAGGATGGCAGCAGCTTCGTCAATGTCAACACGGTGATGCCGGACTCCAGCCTGGTAGATATCCGTATTTATGACTTTGATCCTGAGTTCCGTTTACGCACGATCAGTCATGCTGACAAAGGTTATTTTGAGGATGACCATTGGGTATTATCCAATGTGACACAAACCAAAATGAACACCAGCAAGGCCGTCCAGCACAACTCGGTCACCTCGCAATTTTTCAAGCAAACCAAGTGGGAGTCCCTGATCAGACCGGAATTGCTCAATGTTTTGCTAGTACTGCCAGAGAAAATGTCGGCATGGAACCTGTATAGTTTTATCCAGTACCTGCATCAGAATGGCCAGCGCAGCACCCGTTACCAGGTCGCGTTATGGTCCAAGCTGGTTTACCCCTTGGCCTGCCTGGTAATGGTCATGCTGGCCCTGCCATTTGGCTTTTTACAGCAACGCGCAGGCGGCATCAGTGCCAAGATTTTTGCTGGGATTTTCCTGGGCGTGGTCTACCAGATCATGAACCGTGTGTTTGTGCACTTGGGGGTACTGAATGACTGGTCCCCGCTTGTGAGCGCCATCAGCCCGACACTGATTTTTTTAGCGGCTGGTCTCGGCATGCTGTATTACGTTGAACGGCGCTAA
- a CDS encoding DNA polymerase III subunit chi gives MTKIRFYTDVTDQVALIQHLVSQALSRQRQVTIYVPDRERALQLSEGLWLQFADSFFPNALADAEHAALAQVQLAWQPEQIRQDDLLFNCQATLPKFFSRFRHLFELIGTEEQEKVAGRQRWTFYRERGYEIQHMSKQ, from the coding sequence ATGACCAAGATTCGTTTTTATACTGACGTGACAGACCAGGTGGCCTTGATACAGCATCTTGTCAGCCAGGCCTTATCGCGGCAACGGCAGGTAACCATTTATGTGCCAGACCGGGAACGGGCGTTGCAACTGAGTGAAGGGTTATGGCTGCAATTTGCCGACAGCTTTTTCCCGAATGCATTGGCTGATGCTGAACATGCGGCTTTGGCACAAGTGCAGTTGGCCTGGCAACCAGAGCAGATTCGTCAGGATGACCTGTTATTTAATTGCCAGGCCACGCTGCCCAAATTTTTCAGTCGATTCCGCCACCTATTTGAGCTGATTGGTACGGAAGAACAGGAAAAGGTGGCTGGACGGCAACGTTGGACGTTTTACCGCGAACGCGGTTATGAGATTCAGCATATGAGCAAGCAGTAA
- a CDS encoding leucyl aminopeptidase, whose product MEFSIKSTSPEKLRTDCLLVGIYEGKKLTDLAKSLDAVSEKAISNALKSGDMEGKAGSTLMLRQLTGVMASRVMLVGLGKTDEATLKSVRNSFRAALKALPTGVENVATDFSSLTLKKITVQQKAAALAEVALDATYKVNAIKAKSVEPHPLKQLLLLVDKADTDAAEAGAKQGRGLGQGVALAKDLGNLPPNICTPTYLGKQAEKLAKDYGFKVEVLDQAAIEKLNMGSFLGVTRGSEEPPRFIVLQHLQGKKSQKPVVLVGKGITFDTGGISLKPGADMDEMKYDMCGAASVLGVFKAIGELKLPLNVVGLIPTCENMPSGRATKPGDILTSMSGQTIEVLNTDAEGRLILCDALTYAERFEPAAVIDIATLTGACVIALGHHVSGLFANNDDLAKALLAAGEQANDRAWQMPLWDDYQGQLDSNFADMANIGGRAAGSITAACFLSRFAKKYDWAHLDIAGTAWKSGKEKGGTGRPVPLLVTYLLEQAAK is encoded by the coding sequence ATGGAATTTAGCATAAAAAGCACCTCCCCGGAAAAATTGCGTACGGATTGTTTGCTGGTCGGCATTTATGAAGGGAAAAAACTGACGGATCTGGCGAAATCACTGGATGCTGTCAGTGAAAAAGCAATTTCTAACGCCCTTAAGTCAGGGGATATGGAAGGCAAGGCGGGCAGTACGCTGATGTTGCGTCAATTGACAGGTGTCATGGCCTCAAGAGTCATGCTGGTTGGCCTGGGTAAAACAGATGAAGCCACTTTAAAGAGCGTGCGTAATAGTTTCCGCGCCGCATTAAAAGCCTTGCCCACCGGGGTGGAAAATGTTGCGACTGACTTTTCCAGCCTCACCCTCAAAAAAATAACAGTCCAGCAAAAGGCCGCGGCATTGGCTGAAGTGGCATTGGATGCCACCTATAAAGTGAATGCCATCAAGGCCAAGTCTGTGGAGCCGCACCCGCTAAAACAATTACTTCTATTGGTAGATAAAGCCGATACTGATGCCGCTGAAGCTGGTGCCAAGCAAGGCCGTGGCTTGGGACAGGGTGTTGCCCTGGCTAAAGACCTCGGCAATCTGCCACCTAATATCTGTACGCCGACGTATCTGGGCAAGCAGGCTGAAAAACTGGCCAAAGACTATGGATTCAAGGTGGAGGTGTTGGACCAGGCAGCGATTGAGAAACTCAATATGGGTTCCTTCCTGGGGGTGACGCGTGGCAGTGAAGAGCCGCCGCGTTTTATTGTGCTGCAGCATTTGCAAGGTAAAAAGTCGCAGAAACCAGTTGTGCTGGTGGGGAAAGGCATCACGTTCGATACCGGCGGTATTTCGCTCAAACCCGGCGCAGACATGGATGAAATGAAATATGACATGTGCGGCGCGGCCTCTGTGCTAGGTGTGTTTAAAGCCATTGGTGAGTTAAAGTTGCCGCTCAATGTGGTTGGCCTGATCCCGACCTGTGAAAACATGCCGAGTGGCCGTGCCACCAAGCCCGGCGATATCCTGACCAGTATGTCCGGCCAGACGATTGAGGTATTGAATACCGATGCCGAAGGTCGCCTGATTCTCTGCGATGCGCTGACGTATGCCGAACGTTTCGAACCTGCTGCCGTGATTGATATTGCCACCCTGACCGGTGCCTGTGTGATTGCCTTAGGCCACCATGTCAGCGGCTTGTTTGCCAATAATGATGACCTGGCGAAAGCCTTGCTGGCAGCCGGTGAGCAAGCCAATGACCGAGCCTGGCAAATGCCATTGTGGGACGATTACCAGGGCCAGCTCGACAGCAATTTTGCTGACATGGCCAACATTGGCGGCCGTGCGGCGGGTAGTATTACCGCGGCCTGCTTCCTGTCACGCTTTGCCAAAAAGTATGATTGGGCACACCTGGATATTGCAGGCACGGCCTGGAAATCTGGCAAGGAGAAAGGCGGCACAGGTCGTCCTGTCCCCTTGCTGGTGACTTATTTGCTGGAGCAAGCAGCCAAGTAA
- a CDS encoding GNAT family N-acetyltransferase, whose product MTVQRTKLIIHTLAMHDPLWPACCHIRQRVFIEEQHVPVSLEWDETDETALHLLASRDGQAVACARVVPEGYIGRMAVLPEWRRQGVGEALLLQAIQTCRQFDVTHARLSAQMHAIGFYQQAGFEVCSEPYLDANILHVDMQLELV is encoded by the coding sequence ATGACTGTACAACGCACCAAGCTCATCATCCATACCCTGGCGATGCACGATCCATTATGGCCAGCGTGCTGCCATATCCGGCAACGCGTGTTTATCGAAGAGCAGCATGTGCCTGTCTCGCTGGAGTGGGATGAGACAGATGAAACCGCGCTACATCTGCTGGCAAGCCGCGATGGTCAGGCCGTTGCCTGTGCCAGGGTCGTGCCTGAAGGCTATATCGGGCGCATGGCTGTGCTGCCTGAATGGCGTAGGCAAGGAGTCGGTGAGGCATTGTTGTTGCAGGCGATCCAGACTTGCCGCCAGTTTGATGTGACGCATGCGCGTTTGTCGGCACAAATGCATGCTATCGGTTTCTACCAGCAGGCCGGGTTCGAAGTCTGTAGCGAACCGTATCTGGATGCCAATATCTTGCATGTTGATATGCAACTTGAGCTGGTATAA